The following is a genomic window from Phaseolus vulgaris cultivar G19833 chromosome 6, P. vulgaris v2.0, whole genome shotgun sequence.
TAGATCAcactatattaataataatcaataaataaaaatgaaagatgttatactcaaataatattttatttctcctTATTCTTAGTACTCTGctttattttcaataatatgatagttaaaaatatttttttcctataaaaaaaactagtgtaAGTGTTTTTATAAGTTTATgcctaaataattttaatttacagaaaaaaattattttatttttacttttttcttaaaaaattataattttttttccctaTCATACCTTTTAcctatttttattctatttgtaACACCAAAATGAtcctaaatattttaatttgaagtaGCAAGAAAATGATCTATTACATTCTCTTTGTTCCCCAAAGaagaatagttttttttattttttcattaaattatttttcttgcttcAATAGACATCAAGAAAAGCAAGAAGTTTGTGAATTCGCCATTGCCCATTACCTCTGCCATACGCTTCCTTTCTTTGTCTGTTTCCAACTTCCTGTTTTCTTTGGATTTTCAGTTGTGTACGTTCCTGAAACCTGGTTTAAACCATAAAGGTACTTCAtttcttgtgtttttcttttgattcCTTGCATAGTGTGCCTGCATTTGATCTCTGGTGTTTTATTGTGTGGTCTTTAGAACATAATTGAATCTGGGTATTAGGATATTAACAGGTCTTAGCGTTATGTTAagtttcattattttttgtGAGGTTGATTGCTTTTCAGTGAGTTTGAAACTGAAGGAGATAAAAGTGATATGATTGAAATTGTGCTTTTTTTGAATTTGGATTTCTATTCCACTATCGTTGTTTGTTTGATTCCTTTGGTCAAAGGGATAATTTGATCACTTCAAGGCTTAACTAGTAGCACCTTCTATGTTGATTATGCtgaattttttagatttttttactCGTAATTGGGATGCAAGTTGAAGCAAGGAATGAGAACGCAGCTGTTTTTGATGGGTTCTATGTGATGTGGTGTTTGTCTACTGTTTTTCTGAAAGGGAATTTTTGTGAAGAGTTGTGACTTTTGACAATGTCCTCCGCTGATAATCACAGCCCTTCTCCACAAATTTCCTCCTTTGGCCGCTCTAAAAATCGTCTCAGGCAGGAACAGGTTCATTCTTTGGAAGAGAATCACAGATCCAGTACCCGGGATTCGGAGCTTGAATCATTCCAAAAGCAGGTTACTGATCGATTTGAGGAGCTGTTCAGGGTTAGTGATGATGAATTGCTCTCAATTGATTGGATACAGAAGCTTCTGAATGCATTTATCTGCTGCCATGAGCAATTCAGAGCTATTCTGTTGAACAATAAAGAGCAGCTCTCGAATTCCCCTCTGGACCGATCAATCTCTGAATTCTTTGAGAGGTTGGTGAAGGCACTTGACATTTGTAATGCAAGCCGCAACGGGATTGAGAAGGTTCGAGTGTGGCTAAAGCATTTGGAAATTGTGCTGTGTGCCTTGGGTTCAAATCAGAGAGCATTGAGTGAAGGCCAAGTCCTGAGGGCCAGAAAGGCTCTGATGGATTTGGCAGTGGCAATGTTAGATGAGAAAGATTGTGGTTCAGTTTTTCCTCAGCGTAACAGGTCTTTTGGGCGGCATAACACGAACAAGGATCATCGCCGCCACTTCACAGCTCTTTCTCGATCACATTCATGGAGTGTATCAAGATCTTGGTCTGCAGCCAAGCAACTGCATTCCATTGCAAGCAACTTGGTTCCCCCTCGTGGGAATGAAATTGTTGCAACAAATGGGCTTGCAATTCCTGTTTATACTATGAATTCTGttctcttgtttgttttgtgggcTCTTGTTGCAGCTATTCCTTGCCAGGATAGAGGCCTCAATATTCAGATGTCAGTTCCACGGCAATTCTCATGGGGCGTCCCAGTTACTTCACTTCATGATCGGATCAAGAAGCGAGAGCGCAGAAGCTCAAATGGTTTGCTGAAGGAGATAAATCAAGTTGAAAGTTGTGTCCGGAACATGACTGAGTTGGTAGATTCAGTTCAGTTTCCACTGACAGATGAGCAGAAAATGGAAGTTAAGGAGAGACTGAAAGAGCTGAGTCTTGTTTGTGGAGCCTTAAGAGATGGATTGGATCCATTGGAACGGCAAGTGAGGGAAGTGTTCCGGAAGATTATGACTTGCCGAGCTGAGGGACTTGATTACACGAGCTAGGTACGTTATGCATGCAGAAACATAGACATTCACATAAACACTGATATGATATGAGACGATGAACATGGAGAAACATATTATCTCTCATGTAGacacatatctatatatattatataattataaattatataaattgacagtAAATATTgtgtacaagtatgtttcagtttttttttaacagaaagatattttttcatggcttgttcaaaatgatttgttccttatttttataaccatactagaaatataaaataagtttgaatttttagaaaattaatattaaaattgtgttagaaccgtgttaaaattgtcagaaatccaataaatattttttgaattgaacatttCATTGATACATGTCATACGAGTGTATGTCACTGTGTGTCCAAAATGGATACGATATTTAAGATGAGTGTCTCCTAATACAATGTAATGGAACTGTTGCTTGCATGCAAATGTACATTTTACATCTTAACACCATTTTGGAAGGGGAAAGAGTGATTAAACCCGTTTAGCAGACAAATCAACCTTACTTGCAATGGATTTTTGTCAATACTTGTGAGAAACAATGATGATACtattatttgtatatttatGATTTCCTTCATCAGTCACACACACCCCAAATGTTTCCTATGGACTATTGTCTGACAAAATTGTTTATGCTGTGATTCCAGAAATAGAAAGCAAATATCAGAGTCCTACTCTTGCCACGAGTCTTATTCTGATGCTGTCATTTTTTTCTCCTTAAGCTTAACAATATTTTTAGTCCCGTTAATTTGGATTACATGTGATTTTaatcttttgaattttttttaagctAATTacattaatgattttttaaattaaacaaatttgGTCTATTAATTGAGTTTGTTCTTTATCAACACCTAATTCTCATTTTCTACCCAAttttaataaatgaattaagttattttaaactttttattgaaACTTCATCAACCAAAAAGCAAAGTTGTTTTAAATAGAATGATTTTGTTTACAGTTCTTGAacaaaaaataagttatttttatccttATAATGTTTGACATGGCATGACTTGCCATTTGAAATGAATTTCTTTTATGTCCATGCAAATATggagatattattttttagtttattccatgaaaaatatactaaatttgtttcttgttaGTGTGACTTGATAGTTCAACCTGCCATAGAAATCAGGTGAATAACGAATATTACAATTATCAAAATCTTTTAACCAAAAGTAGAGGGATTAGAAAAAAAGggatatatttattaaaacataaCATATTTAAGCCTATCAATTATGTCCCCTTCAAATCCTAATTTCATATCTTACAAAATCTTTCAAATTTTGTTAATCACtgtttttaaactattttatatctCAACTATATCATAAACctcaaaatatttgaataaagaaaagaactaaattaatttgatattaaaaataaaaaattaattattctaaGAAAACTTAAAGACCATTATACAACTAAAAGAATGAAAAGTGTAACAATATTTTTACTCTAGAATATTTCCTTTTTGGTACAAAGTTGTGTATGACTGAGCATCAATCTTTTCCTACTAAGTTTGTTGATTAGCAACTTTAcataaattttttcaaattgag
Proteins encoded in this region:
- the LOC137832836 gene encoding protein BYPASS1-LIKE-like, translating into MSSADNHSPSPQISSFGRSKNRLRQEQVHSLEENHRSSTRDSELESFQKQVTDRFEELFRVSDDELLSIDWIQKLLNAFICCHEQFRAILLNNKEQLSNSPLDRSISEFFERLVKALDICNASRNGIEKVRVWLKHLEIVLCALGSNQRALSEGQVLRARKALMDLAVAMLDEKDCGSVFPQRNRSFGRHNTNKDHRRHFTALSRSHSWSVSRSWSAAKQLHSIASNLVPPRGNEIVATNGLAIPVYTMNSVLLFVLWALVAAIPCQDRGLNIQMSVPRQFSWGVPVTSLHDRIKKRERRSSNGLLKEINQVESCVRNMTELVDSVQFPLTDEQKMEVKERLKELSLVCGALRDGLDPLERQVREVFRKIMTCRAEGLDYTS